A segment of the Georgenia sp. M64 genome:
GGGTGTGCGCGAGCTGCCGCAACGACGTCCAGACCTCGTGCGTCGTCGGCGGCTACTGGGCCGGCCCCGACCGCGAGGGGAACATGGTCGACGGCGGCCAGGGCGAGGCGGTCCGGGTGCCGCTCGCCGACGGCACCCTCGTCGCCCTCCCCGAGGCCCCCTCCGAGGACCTCCTGCCCTCCGTCCTGACCCTCACCGACGTCATGGGCACCGGTCACCATGCCGCCGCACGTGGCGGCGTCCGCCCCGGCTCGACCGTTGCCGTCGTGGGCGACGGCGCCGTCGGGCTCTGCGCCGTCATCGCCGCCCGCCGCCTCGGGGCCGAGCGCGTGGTCGCCTTCTCCCGGCACCCCGACCGGCAGGCCCTGGCGCGGCGCTTCGGGGCCGACGACGTCGTCGCCGCCCGCGGGGACGAGGGCGTCGCCGAGCTGCGCGACCTGCTCGGCGGAGGCGCCGACGTCGTCCTCGAGGCCGTCGGCAACCTCGACGCCATGGAGCAGGCGATCGCGGCGACCCGGCCCGGCGGCACCGTCGGCTACGTCGGGGTCCCCAACGGGATCCCGCACCTCTCCCTGCGCCCGCTGTTCGGGAACAACATCGCCCTCGCCGGCGGCGTCGCCCCCGTGCGCGCGTACCTCGACGAGCTCCTGCCGGAGGTGCTGGCCGGCTCGATCGAGCCCGGCCTCGTCTTCGACCTCAGCCTGCCGCTCACCGAGGTCGCCCGGGCGTACGAGGCGATGGACCGCCGTGAGGCGGTCAAGGTCATGCTCCGACCGTGAGCCACGGCTCCCCCGGCCTCCCGGCCGACCCGCGCACGCCCGAGGAGCTCTTCGCCGGCTCGGCGACCGGCCAGGAGATCCACGACGCCGTGGCCGCCGCCGTCGCCGCCCTGGGCCCGCACGAGGTGCGGGTCTCCCGCAGCCAGGTGGCGTTCCGCCGTCGCCGCGGCTTCGCCTACCTCTGGCGGCCCGACCGGTACCTGCGCTCCGACGTGCCGGCGGTGCTGTCGGTGGCCGCCCCCGAGCGGTCGGACTCCCCGAGGTTCAAGGAGTCGGTCAGGCCGGCGCACCTGTGGATGCACCACCTCGAGGTGCACTCGCCGGCCGAGATCGACGACGAGGTGCGCGGCTGGCTGCGCGCGGCCTACGACGCCGCAGGCTGAGCCGGTCCCGTACCGCGCCGCGAGTCGCACGGCACGTCGAGGCACTGCACCGCGAGTCGCACGGCACCTCGTGGCACTGCACCGCGAGTCGCGCGGCACCTCGTGGCGCAGCGCGCCGCACGCGCTACCGGCTGCGGCGGTGGACGTTCTTGACGACGTCGCGGACCACCACGGTCGCGGTGTCGAGGGCCTGCTCGAGCGTCTCGGTGCCCGTGCCGAGCTCGGCGAGGACGCCGTGGCAGCGCGCCGAGAACCCCTCGGGGGCGCCGGGCAGCCGGTCCGCCGCGGTGATGGCGCCCTTCTCGTTGACCAGCCACCGGCCCGCGTGACCGTGGATGGCGTGCGCGCAGAGGAGGAACGCGCGGAACAGGCAGCCCGCCACGTAGGTGGTGTCCCGCCGGGCCACGGCCTTGTGCGCGACGTCGACGAGGAAGCTCGCCTCCCACAGCCCCTCGCGCAGGGCGACGGCGAGGGCCGGCGGGTACTCCGCGAGCTCGGCCTTGAGCGCGGCGAGCTCGCCGGTCGGGTCGGCGAGCACGACGCCGAGCGCCACCTCCCCCGCGTAGGCGAAGTCGGGCACACCCAGGGGGTGACCGGCCTGGGTGTGGAAGGCGTACCGGCCTCCGCGGGCGTCCGACCAGGCCCGGTGCACCCGGTCGAGGTCACGGTAGATGAGGTCCACGGCGCCGCCGGCGAGGCGGAGCCACGCCCCGCCGTCGACCCACGGCCCCCACTCCCCCGGCCGGCTGACCGTCGCCCCGGCGCCGGCCACCTCGCGCACGACCGCTCCCAGCGCCGCCACGTCGAGGGGAGCGCGGTAGTACAGGCCGAGATCGACGTCGGAGCCCGGCAGCTGCTCGTCGCGCGCGTGACTGCCCCCGAGCATCACCCCGACGACAC
Coding sequences within it:
- a CDS encoding zinc-dependent alcohol dehydrogenase family protein, which gives rise to MLATTIHAPFDIRLEDVPDPRILRPTDAVVRVTAACVCGSDLWRYRGVVPVADPSRIGHEFVGVVEEVGSEVGTVRPGDFVVAPFAYSCGVCASCRNDVQTSCVVGGYWAGPDREGNMVDGGQGEAVRVPLADGTLVALPEAPSEDLLPSVLTLTDVMGTGHHAAARGGVRPGSTVAVVGDGAVGLCAVIAARRLGAERVVAFSRHPDRQALARRFGADDVVAARGDEGVAELRDLLGGGADVVLEAVGNLDAMEQAIAATRPGGTVGYVGVPNGIPHLSLRPLFGNNIALAGGVAPVRAYLDELLPEVLAGSIEPGLVFDLSLPLTEVARAYEAMDRREAVKVMLRP
- a CDS encoding nucleotidyltransferase domain-containing protein; the protein is MGEPELDELITGLATRVTGVGGVVGVMLGGSHARDEQLPGSDVDLGLYYRAPLDVAALGAVVREVAGAGATVSRPGEWGPWVDGGAWLRLAGGAVDLIYRDLDRVHRAWSDARGGRYAFHTQAGHPLGVPDFAYAGEVALGVVLADPTGELAALKAELAEYPPALAVALREGLWEASFLVDVAHKAVARRDTTYVAGCLFRAFLLCAHAIHGHAGRWLVNEKGAITAADRLPGAPEGFSARCHGVLAELGTGTETLEQALDTATVVVRDVVKNVHRRSR
- a CDS encoding DUF5655 domain-containing protein, giving the protein MSHGSPGLPADPRTPEELFAGSATGQEIHDAVAAAVAALGPHEVRVSRSQVAFRRRRGFAYLWRPDRYLRSDVPAVLSVAAPERSDSPRFKESVRPAHLWMHHLEVHSPAEIDDEVRGWLRAAYDAAG